The Henckelia pumila isolate YLH828 unplaced genomic scaffold, ASM3356847v2 CTG_461:::fragment_3, whole genome shotgun sequence genome window below encodes:
- the LOC140871938 gene encoding uncharacterized protein — MNFRVRNQDHELGVERGAGCCFSEVYFSLLNLPAADHLLLEEFCQLIQGDHFIEVYQLAPSVENFKLRRRYGRKRKSKRRGGGNVADMTVDQLNQFIIRTVQTAMGQNPPPPPPPPLGGQSNQMDAVWEEIRRLGRQPTLGEYDGSSDPEEHLGRFENAALLHRYSDAIKCRVSLTTLVRSAQQWFNLLQPGSIRSFNDLSSAFLHQFASRKKYLKTSLSLFNLKQSEVEPLREYVQRFNTEALEVPAATADTLKPPLTYDELLSRTEKYVNLEDAQRQRRHEGTSVSRSGNKSGVKVEGKVEVGRKRVAEEPSRCKGSYPYVPLSMSLEKMMQVCEERQVLARPRNAERGPRLPPSNKFCDFHQEYGHFINDCLRLGEEVQIIISEDARLRAELTRRTNPPRQGRAPQWRNQGNEVRGNQPDHQRRAPRNGQEDRVEQIANHPHMGVINMISGGTTNGHSGRARKAHGRSLTITNYDVARIFVDTGSSLNIIFKETLEQMKLEGFELDPITTELYEFTGHALQPLGQIVLPLSLGNGVQRVTNMACFTVVDAPFSFNGILGRPSLSDFRAVTSIYHQKLKFPSGREVGVVRHDQKAARLCYVNEVKIDAKKKMREVGMVSVGRALRAFGQKVLLMSKEGHEKVELSPGSQIVKLAADLNPSMNQSLGDCLKKNKDVFAWSVSELTGVSEEIMVHRLNTLAGVRPIKQKNIHFGPEKDKVIKKEVDELLKTRHIREVQFPTWLSNVVLVPKSSGKVMPFGLKNAGATYQRLMDRVFASQTGRNVEVYVDDILVKSQDDVGLMADLEESFSTLRAYRVKLNPEKCVFGVRGGKFLGYMLSEYDIQYEPRSAIKAQALADFLAETRHMEAEDLWKVYVDDSSNSEGCGVGVFLISPRGDEIRLAVRLEFRASNNEAEYEALLIGLRAAKQVAAARVHL; from the exons ATGAATTTCAGGGTGAGGAATCAGGACCATGAACTTGGGGTAGAGAGAGGAGCAGGTTGCTGCTTCAGCGAGGTGTACTTTTCATTGTTAAATTT GCCAGCAGCAGATCATCTTTTGTTGGAGGAGTTTTGTCAGCTCATCCAAGGAGATCATtttattgaggtatatcaatTGGCACCGTCTGTGGAAAACTTTAAGCTAAGGCGTAGATATGGCAGGAAGAGGAAGAGTAAGAGGAGGGGAGGAGGGAATGTGGCGGACATGACTGTAGATCAGCTCAACCAGTTCATCATTCGAACGGTGCAAACGGCCATGGGTCAGAATCCACCACctcctccccccccccccctcggaggtcagtcaaaccaaatggaTGCGGTGTGGGAGGAGATCAGGAGATTGGGTCGGCAA CCCACCTTAGGGGAGTACGATGGGAGCTCAGATCCAGAGGAACATTTGGGGAGATTTGAAAATGCAGCCCTGCTGCATAGATATTCGGATGCAATTAAATGTAGGGTCTCCCTCACTACTCTGGTGAGGTCAGCTCAGCAGTGGTTCAACCTCTTACAACCTGGTAGCATCCGGAGTTTCAATGACCTCAGCTCAGCTTTTCTACACCAATTTGCGAgcagaaaaaaatatttgaagaccTCTCTCAGTTTGTTTAATCTTAAGCAATCTGAGGTGGAACCTTTGAGGGAGTATGTTCAGCGCTTCAATACAGAAGCTCTGGAAGTACCTGCTGCCACTGCTGACACCCTG AAGCCTCCTTTGACTTATGATGAGCTCCTTAGCCGAACTGAGAAGTACGTGAATTTGGAGGATGCACAGAGACAAAGAAGACATGAAGGAACATCTGTAAGTAGGTCAGGAAATAAGTCAGGAGTAAAGGTGGAAGGTAAAGTGGAAGTTGGGAGAAAGAGGGTTGCGGAAGAGCCAAGCAGATGTAAGGGATCTTATCCTTATGTGCCTCTTTCAATGAGCTTGGAAAAAATGATGCAGGTATGTGAGGAAAGGCAAGTGCTTGCGAGACCCCGGAATGCTGAAAGAGGCCCGCGGTTGCCTCCATCTAATAAATTCTGTGATTTTCATCAAGAATATGGACATTTCATTAATGACTGCCTGAGGCTAGGCGAGGAGGTGCAGATAATTATTTCTGAGGATGCTCGACTCAGGGCTGAGCTGACTCGGAGAACAAACCCTCCTCGCCAAGGCCGAGCTCCTCAATGGAGGAATCAGGGAAATGAAGTAAGGGGAAACCAACCTGATCATCAAAGAAGAGCTCCACGAAATGGTCAGGAAGATAGGGTTGAGCAAATTGCAAATCACCCTCATATGGGTGTGATCAATATGATTTCAGGAGGCACTACGAATGGACATTCAGGAAGGGCTCGCAAAGCTCACGGGCGCAG CTTGACCATAACCAACTATGATGTGGCTCGCATCTTTGTGGATACTGGGAGCTCATTGAACATTATCTTCAAAGAAACCCTTGAACAAATGAAATTGGAAGGATTTGAGTTGGACCCAATCACCACGGAGTTGTATGAGTTCACTGGTCATGCTTTGCAACCGTTGGGACAGATAGTGCTCCCATTATCTCTTGGAAATGGAGTGCAGAGAGTAACCAATATGGCTTGCTTCACGGTGGTGGATGCACCATTCTCTTTTAATGGAATATTGGGGCGCCCTTCCCTGAGTGATTTTCGAGCCGTGACATCCATCTATCATCAGAAGTTGAAGTTCCCAAGTGGAAGAGAAGTGGGGGTCGTTCGGCATGATCAAAAGGCAGCTCGGTTGTGCTATGTGAATGAGGTAAAGATTGATGCAAAAAAGAAGATGAGGGAGGTAGGAATGGTTTCAGTAGGTCGGGCATTGAGGGCGTTTGGTCAGAAGGTGCTTCTGATGTCTAAAGAAGGTCATGAGAAGGTGGAGTTAAGCCCGGGATCTCAGATTGTTAAATTAGCTGCTGATCTCAACCCATCGATGAACCAAAGCTTGGGTGACTGCTTGAAGAAGAACAAAGATGTTTTTGCTTGGTCTGTATCAGAGCTCACAGGGGTTAGTGAAGAAATTATGGTTCATCGACTCAACACTCTTGCGGGAGTGAGGCCGATAAAACAGAAGAATATACACTTTGGACCGGAAAAGGATAAGGTCATTAAAAAGGAAGTGGATGAGCTCCTTAAGACCAGACACATTAGGGAAGTGCAGTTCCCTACTTGGTTATCAAATGTGGTCTTGGTCCCTAAGAGCTCAGGCAA agtgatgccttttggtttgaagaaTGCAGGGGCCACTTATCAAAGGCTCATGGATAGAGTGTTTGCCTCCCAAACTGGCAGAAATGTGgaagtttatgtggatgatattctGGTGAAGTCTCAGGATGATGTGGGATTGATGGCCGACCTTGAGGAGAGTTTCTCGACTTTGAGGGCTTACCGGGTGAAACTCAATCCGGAGAAGTGTGTATTTGGAGTTAGGGGAGGTAAATTTTTGGGTTACATG CTCAGTGAGTATGACATCCAGTATGAACCAAGGTCAGCCATTAAAGCTCAGGCGTTGGCTGATTTCCTGGCCGAAACGAGACATATGGAAGCAGAGGATTTGTGGAAAGTATATGTTGATGACTCTTCTAATAGTGAAGGATGTGGAGTGGGGGTGTTTTTGATCTCCCCTCGTGGAGATGAGATCAGATTGGCAGTTAGGTTGGAATTTCGAGCTTCTAATAACGAGGCAGAGTATGAGGCTTTGCTAATCGGTCTCCGAGCAGCTAAGCAAGTTGCGGCAGCTCGGGTGCACCTCTAA